The following proteins are co-located in the Paenibacillus sp. FSL H8-0079 genome:
- a CDS encoding amidohydrolase family protein, with amino-acid sequence MCLVRTSYLLKNGCVLSMDARVGQYKRADVLIQDSLITAVQPDLDIPDAEVIDASSMIIMPGLVDTHRHVWESLVKTAGTNWSLPVYLQNLYYGAMGSKLRPQDSYIANLLGSLEALNAGVTTVLDWSMPYSSEHTDELIRGLQDAGIRAVFAHGVPGETNYWNRDSLLTYSNDVRRVKERYFSSRDQLLTYGLAIRGPEFSHWDTTVKEIELAQELDAICSMHAGFGSWGSVDRSVSHLYEAGLLSPRVNIVHGNTMGMDEYKMLADSGASLSVTPEVEMMMGHGYPATGYFLEHGGTPTLGVDVVTSTGGDMFSQMKFALQAERSRANEQLLQQVEMPGELNLQSSQVLRFATSAGAQALGLEQKVGTLTPGKEADLIMIRTTDLNMFPVHDPIGAVVQFANPSNVDTVFVAGRLVKREGKLLHVDLDAIRHTAMQSKDYLLSQYRMSDAERIAFS; translated from the coding sequence ATGTGTCTTGTGCGGACAAGTTATCTGTTGAAAAATGGCTGTGTGTTGTCGATGGATGCTCGAGTTGGACAGTATAAGAGGGCGGACGTTCTGATTCAAGATTCGTTGATCACGGCGGTTCAGCCCGATCTGGATATTCCGGATGCGGAGGTCATTGATGCTTCATCCATGATTATTATGCCTGGGCTGGTGGACACACATCGGCATGTGTGGGAATCACTGGTCAAAACAGCGGGAACCAACTGGTCCTTGCCAGTCTATTTGCAAAATCTCTATTATGGTGCGATGGGAAGCAAGCTCCGTCCACAAGATAGTTATATTGCCAACCTGCTCGGTTCCTTGGAAGCGCTTAACGCAGGAGTGACGACAGTATTGGATTGGAGCATGCCGTATTCTTCCGAGCACACGGATGAACTGATTCGTGGACTTCAGGATGCCGGGATTCGGGCTGTATTTGCTCATGGAGTACCTGGTGAGACGAACTACTGGAATCGGGATAGTCTGCTCACGTATTCGAATGATGTGAGAAGAGTCAAAGAACGATATTTTTCATCAAGGGATCAATTGCTCACTTATGGACTTGCTATTCGTGGTCCGGAGTTCAGTCATTGGGATACAACGGTGAAGGAGATTGAGCTAGCTCAAGAACTAGATGCGATCTGTTCCATGCATGCCGGATTTGGCAGTTGGGGGTCTGTAGATCGCTCTGTTAGTCATTTGTATGAAGCGGGGCTGTTAAGTCCACGAGTGAATATTGTTCACGGTAACACCATGGGCATGGATGAATACAAAATGCTGGCGGATAGTGGTGCTTCTCTGTCGGTCACACCTGAGGTTGAAATGATGATGGGTCATGGATATCCGGCAACCGGCTATTTTCTCGAACATGGAGGAACCCCTACACTCGGTGTAGATGTGGTGACGTCAACAGGCGGGGATATGTTCTCGCAGATGAAGTTTGCACTTCAAGCTGAACGATCCAGAGCGAATGAACAACTTCTGCAGCAGGTTGAGATGCCAGGTGAGTTGAACTTGCAGTCCAGCCAAGTACTGAGATTTGCAACTTCAGCTGGTGCCCAAGCATTGGGTTTGGAGCAGAAGGTAGGAACGCTGACCCCAGGAAAGGAAGCGGATCTGATCATGATTCGTACCACCGATCTGAATATGTTTCCCGTCCATGATCCGATCGGTGCTGTCGTTCAGTTTGCCAATCCATCCAATGTCGATACCGTGTTTGTGGCAGGCAGACTCGTGAAGCGAGAGGGCAAGCTGCTTCATGTTGATCTGGACGCAATCCGTCATACGGCGATGCAGAGCAAAGATTATCTGTTATCCCAATACCGGATGTCGGACGCGGAGAGAATTGCTTTTTCGTGA
- a CDS encoding amino acid permease, giving the protein MRENEQRSSLFRKKPIASGGDNNSALKRALGPLDLTTLGVGAIIGTGIFVLTGVAAATYAGPGLVLSFLLAGIICAFAALCYSEFASSIPASGSAYTYSYTAFGEVIAWVLGWDLILEYGFASAAVASGWSGYFQTLLSGFGLELPHALTSAFSPEKGTYFDITAAVITLIITFLLTRGVKEAARANGIMVAIKIIVVLIFIGVGVFYVEPTNWQPFLPFGISGVTAGAATVFFAYIGFDAVSTAAEEVKRPQRDLPIGIIASLAICTVLYIVVSLILTGIVPYNMLNVSDPVAFAFEFVQLKGLSWIVSLGAITGITTVLLVMMYGQTRLLYSMSRDGLLSPVFSKVSGKSQTPAVGTWVAGIIVALFSGFISLGHLAELTNIGTLFAFAVVSLGIIVLRKNNPDLKRGFRVPLVPLIPILSALGCVYLMTRLAALTWITFFAWLIIGLIIYFAYGRHYSHLNPARRISSAFRAKDK; this is encoded by the coding sequence ATGCGCGAGAACGAACAACGATCTTCATTATTTCGTAAAAAACCAATTGCCTCCGGGGGCGATAACAACAGTGCATTGAAACGGGCACTCGGTCCGTTGGACTTAACCACACTCGGGGTAGGTGCCATTATTGGTACAGGCATTTTCGTACTGACCGGTGTAGCTGCCGCAACGTATGCCGGACCCGGACTTGTATTATCATTTTTGCTGGCAGGTATCATATGTGCCTTCGCGGCATTGTGTTACTCGGAATTTGCATCAAGTATACCGGCATCGGGTAGTGCGTACACGTATAGCTATACGGCTTTTGGTGAAGTTATTGCCTGGGTTCTGGGATGGGATCTAATATTGGAATATGGATTCGCGAGTGCTGCGGTAGCGAGTGGGTGGTCTGGATATTTCCAAACGTTATTGTCCGGATTTGGATTGGAGTTACCACATGCGCTGACGAGTGCGTTTAGCCCGGAAAAGGGTACTTATTTTGATATCACAGCTGCGGTCATTACGTTAATTATTACTTTCCTGCTTACCCGAGGGGTGAAGGAGGCGGCTCGTGCGAATGGCATCATGGTTGCGATTAAAATCATTGTGGTACTGATCTTCATTGGTGTAGGTGTCTTCTATGTAGAGCCAACGAACTGGCAGCCATTCTTACCTTTTGGTATCTCAGGTGTGACTGCGGGAGCAGCTACGGTATTTTTTGCCTATATCGGATTTGATGCGGTCTCCACTGCGGCAGAAGAAGTTAAGCGGCCACAGCGAGATTTACCGATTGGAATTATTGCATCACTGGCGATCTGTACCGTTCTCTACATTGTTGTATCGTTAATCCTGACAGGGATCGTGCCGTATAACATGTTGAATGTAAGTGATCCCGTTGCGTTTGCATTTGAATTTGTTCAATTGAAGGGATTGTCATGGATTGTATCTCTTGGAGCGATTACCGGCATTACGACCGTATTGCTGGTCATGATGTATGGTCAGACACGTTTGCTCTATTCCATGTCTCGTGACGGACTACTGTCTCCGGTCTTCTCCAAGGTTAGTGGCAAAAGTCAGACACCAGCGGTAGGGACATGGGTTGCGGGCATCATCGTTGCTCTGTTCTCCGGGTTCATCTCACTGGGACATCTGGCGGAGCTCACGAACATCGGAACGTTGTTTGCATTTGCAGTCGTAAGTCTGGGCATTATCGTGTTGCGTAAAAATAACCCAGATCTCAAACGTGGTTTCCGCGTTCCACTCGTGCCACTGATTCCGATTCTGAGTGCCTTGGGTTGTGTATACTTGATGACACGCCTTGCAGCGCTGACATGGATTACGTTCTTTGCTTGGTTGATCATCGGACTGATTATCTACTTTGCGTATGGACGTCATTACAGTCATCTGAACCCGGCACGCCGGATCTCCAGTGCTTTCAGAGCGAAGGATAAATAG
- a CDS encoding CGNR zinc finger domain-containing protein, giving the protein MNRLWTDFVNSDYHDWRGGDRSEDRLGKASWQQDFLDRWQLHASVPASPEDELSMRNFRNELLALGSRVSSGASLTEQERNWLNDFMEAGHVRRRLTTIDQGLKLQLEAVEAHWHQVMAEVAADFAVTLVEGEAGRIRICDNSDCRWMFYDDTRSRTQKYCDDKMCGNLMKVRRFRAKRKTQN; this is encoded by the coding sequence ATGAACAGGTTATGGACTGATTTTGTAAACAGTGATTATCATGATTGGCGTGGGGGAGATCGATCGGAGGACAGGCTCGGAAAGGCAAGCTGGCAGCAAGATTTCTTGGATCGATGGCAACTTCATGCTTCTGTCCCCGCATCCCCAGAAGATGAGTTGTCGATGAGAAACTTCAGAAATGAATTGTTGGCTCTCGGATCTCGTGTATCTTCCGGAGCATCCTTAACAGAACAGGAACGTAATTGGTTGAATGACTTTATGGAAGCAGGGCATGTGAGAAGAAGATTGACTACAATTGATCAGGGACTGAAGCTCCAGCTGGAAGCCGTAGAAGCTCATTGGCATCAGGTTATGGCTGAAGTAGCTGCTGATTTTGCTGTGACTTTGGTGGAGGGAGAAGCGGGCAGGATTCGCATCTGTGATAATTCGGATTGTCGCTGGATGTTCTATGATGATACCCGAAGCAGAACACAGAAGTACTGTGATGATAAGATGTGTGGAAACCTGATGAAGGTCAGAAGATTTCGAGCGAAACGCAAAACCCAAAATTGA
- a CDS encoding DinB family protein produces the protein MTKTTALDVILIQKDDTWDQCNWIVPLSKSLEGLTAEQAAWIPPAGGLSIWQLVNHMYYYNHRLLCRIQGKEPALPAVDSNEYTFGNPGDSTDADGWNTLLKGTTRLAQQLRDQMATLQESDLEAVYMDTEEKWAHELARWVLHDAYHAGQIVLLRRQQGSWNIIY, from the coding sequence ATGACGAAGACAACAGCACTAGATGTGATACTTATTCAAAAGGATGACACCTGGGATCAATGCAATTGGATTGTACCTTTGTCAAAGTCCTTGGAAGGACTTACAGCGGAGCAAGCAGCTTGGATTCCACCCGCAGGGGGATTAAGCATCTGGCAGTTGGTTAACCATATGTATTATTACAACCATCGCTTATTATGTCGCATCCAAGGTAAAGAGCCTGCACTTCCAGCCGTAGACTCCAATGAGTATACGTTTGGGAATCCCGGAGATTCAACGGATGCAGACGGATGGAATACATTACTGAAGGGTACAACTCGATTAGCCCAACAGTTGAGAGATCAAATGGCGACACTACAGGAGTCAGATCTTGAAGCCGTTTATATGGATACCGAAGAGAAATGGGCACACGAACTAGCTCGCTGGGTACTCCATGATGCGTATCACGCAGGACAGATCGTGCTTCTTCGCAGACAGCAAGGAAGCTGGAATATCATTTATTAA